A window of Natrinema versiforme contains these coding sequences:
- a CDS encoding recombinase family protein: MEKSERVGTYIRPSTERQNDQHQRDSINQYIDKQNLPCDRIEQYVDIESGSNDEREQFNDLLDGIRNDEFDHVIVWEISRISRRGATLLEFFDACEEHGVTIHITDGAVGKVKPDGTGRFVADIVGMVYQHERRQLIRRVKAGVKRAKDQGKWVGNVPAGFRRDDDGYLQPVVEPDDGEDSYFELVDAIERLEDGGSYRSVAKSLSISRQGLTNIHKDPGRKRWYLDGESDDDRVATALSEVNSQDS; encoded by the coding sequence ATGGAGAAATCGGAGCGGGTCGGGACGTACATTCGGCCGTCCACCGAGCGGCAAAACGACCAGCACCAGCGGGACTCAATCAACCAGTACATCGATAAGCAGAATCTACCCTGCGACCGTATCGAACAGTACGTAGACATCGAGTCCGGGTCGAACGATGAGCGCGAACAATTCAATGACCTACTCGACGGTATCCGAAACGACGAGTTCGACCATGTGATCGTGTGGGAGATCTCCCGGATTAGTCGCCGCGGTGCCACGCTACTGGAATTCTTCGACGCGTGCGAAGAACACGGTGTCACGATTCACATTACCGACGGAGCCGTCGGAAAGGTCAAACCCGACGGAACCGGACGCTTCGTCGCTGATATCGTCGGAATGGTGTATCAGCATGAACGACGACAACTGATTCGGCGCGTGAAAGCCGGCGTGAAGCGAGCGAAAGACCAGGGTAAGTGGGTCGGGAATGTCCCGGCCGGGTTCCGGCGCGACGACGACGGGTACTTACAGCCCGTTGTCGAGCCCGACGACGGGGAGGACAGTTACTTCGAACTCGTGGACGCAATCGAACGATTAGAGGATGGAGGATCGTACCGTTCCGTTGCAAAATCACTCTCGATCAGCCGGCAAGGACTCACAAACATCCACAAGGACCCTGGACGGAAGCGATGGTACTTGGATGGTGAGAGTGACGACGACCGGGTTGCTACGGCGCTTAGCGAAGTGAACTCACAAGACAGCTAA
- a CDS encoding Eco57I restriction-modification methylase domain-containing protein: MVADIEDEPNEVEPLPNIDFNIRQGNSLIGQAKIEIERDDNGDSALDSWEQKARFEDVRKAIQKHKETESSEKARKWRQEAEERIEEHREKFDQILQREFQDAGQNEITVDEIREWEPLHWPLEFADVFSEEGFDVVIGNPPWDQLRPSRDDFFPKYDEQFRTRRPSEKDKIQNELLEDDEITQRWEEYQEDIEVQMRYFTDGPKYQLQTPKVAGRKDPNENNLAGLFVERVFDLVKADGYVAQVLPGVIFNGSFSKDMRMKMLNESTITSLVGFENKGIFDGIDDRYNFAVVTFKHGGVYRKPEGRL; encoded by the coding sequence ATGGTCGCGGATATCGAAGACGAGCCAAATGAGGTCGAACCCTTACCGAATATCGACTTCAACATTCGTCAAGGAAACAGTCTTATCGGCCAGGCAAAGATCGAAATCGAGAGGGACGATAATGGCGATAGCGCCCTTGATTCCTGGGAGCAGAAAGCTCGATTTGAGGACGTCCGAAAAGCAATCCAGAAGCATAAAGAGACTGAGAGCAGCGAAAAGGCGCGTAAATGGCGTCAGGAAGCGGAAGAACGGATTGAAGAACACCGTGAGAAGTTCGACCAGATTCTTCAGAGGGAGTTCCAAGACGCAGGCCAGAACGAGATTACCGTGGATGAAATTCGAGAGTGGGAACCGCTCCACTGGCCGTTAGAGTTCGCCGACGTCTTCTCCGAAGAAGGGTTCGATGTGGTAATCGGGAACCCACCATGGGATCAGCTACGACCGAGTCGGGACGACTTCTTCCCAAAATACGACGAACAATTCCGAACACGGCGTCCCTCTGAGAAAGATAAAATCCAGAATGAATTATTAGAGGATGACGAAATAACTCAGCGGTGGGAAGAGTACCAGGAAGACATCGAAGTACAGATGCGATACTTCACCGACGGCCCGAAATACCAACTCCAGACACCCAAGGTGGCCGGCCGGAAAGACCCGAACGAGAATAATCTTGCCGGGCTGTTCGTTGAGCGAGTCTTCGACCTCGTCAAGGCGGATGGATATGTCGCCCAAGTACTTCCCGGAGTTATCTTCAACGGATCATTCTCGAAGGACATGCGGATGAAGATGCTCAATGAATCTACGATTACTTCACTAGTCGGATTCGAGAATAAGGGAATTTTCGACGGGATTGACGACCGATACAACTTCGCCGTGGTGACATTCAAACACGGGGGGGTATACAGAAAGCCTGAAGGGCGTCTTTGA
- a CDS encoding helix-turn-helix domain-containing protein, whose amino-acid sequence MPVHLDTHEPDVELTPGTAKSDIIAFLYDNIELGFKPKELEDHLELPHGTVTTTLTRLYKDGFIGKTRDSHYHALEHREDLRRYVASLDQLERIFEDKEYVGTPTEDVDEDEVDAEIAELEAELEDE is encoded by the coding sequence ATGCCTGTCCACCTTGACACTCACGAACCCGACGTCGAACTCACGCCCGGGACAGCCAAATCCGACATAATCGCATTCCTCTACGACAACATCGAACTCGGCTTCAAACCCAAAGAACTCGAAGACCACCTCGAACTCCCCCATGGCACCGTCACCACAACGCTCACTCGGCTCTACAAGGACGGCTTCATCGGGAAAACTCGGGACAGCCACTACCACGCGCTCGAACACCGTGAAGACCTTCGCCGGTACGTCGCCAGCCTCGACCAACTGGAGCGAATATTCGAAGACAAAGAATACGTAGGAACTCCAACGGAAGACGTGGACGAAGACGAGGTTGACGCCGAGATTGCCGAGTTAGAAGCCGAGCTAGAGGATGAGTAA